One genomic segment of Tripterygium wilfordii isolate XIE 37 chromosome 9, ASM1340144v1, whole genome shotgun sequence includes these proteins:
- the LOC120005671 gene encoding trihelix transcription factor ASIL1-like, which yields MDDMEDDARYPQKPYSFNRQKLPSYPHRASGRYVDDQFGKYNEQNDPDEYDIDDEDDDDDEDEDNDASPNVYSHNFEGSHDFRRYPKRQRLKNSAENYQFVARNTKSSFGERNSGSNWSEDEEFVLLEAWGDKFLQLGRRSLRSEDWVEVAEKVSEETGTQRTEAQCRSILDSLKRKYKKEKSKMEQMGTNGSKWRFFKKFDILLGFSGRKEWNGGLACGVDSGEFVFMDTRVYLERANGFDEMRDSPADSEDEMENEDEDGLSSKRCEDSSLRVLADSVQKFGEIYEKIESSKREHMLELEKMREDFHRELELQKKQILEKAHAEIAKIRDANDNDEDTDDDSAQNLSE from the coding sequence ATGGATGACATGGAGGATGATGCCAGGTACCCACAAAAACCCTACTCGTTCAATCGCCAAAAGCTTCCTTCTTATCCCCACCGAGCGTCCGGTCGTTACGTAGACGATCAATTCGGCAAGTACAATGAACAGAACGACCCAGATGAATACGATatagatgatgaagatgacgaTGACGACGAAGACGAGGACAACGATGCGTCCCCAAATGTATATAGCCACAATTTCGAAGGGAGCCACGATTTCAGGCGATACCCAAAGCGGCAAAGACTGAAAAACTCGGCAGAGAACTACCAATTCGTGGCGAGAAACACGAAATCATCCTTCGGGGAACGCAATTCGGGATCCAATTGGAGCGAGGATGAGGAGTTCGTGCTTTTAGAGGCGTGGGGAGACAAATTTTTGCAATTGGGGAGGAGGAGCCTGAGGTCAGAGGATTGGGTGGAGGTGGCGGAAAAAGTAAGTGAAGAGACGGGGACTCAGAGAACAGAAGCTCAATGTAGGAGCATACTGGATTCGTTAAAGAGAAAGTATAAAAAGGAGAAATCGAAAATGGAGCAAATGGGAACCAATGGTAGCAAATGGCGTTTCTTCAAGAAGTTCGACATATTGTTGGGGTTTTCAGGGAGAAAAGAGTGGAATGGTGGTTTAGCTTGTGGTGTTGATTCAGGGGAGTTTGTGTTCATGGATACACGTGTGTATTTGGAGCGCGCAAATGGGTTTGATGAAATGAGGGATAGTCCAGCAGATTCAGAAGATGAGATGGAGAATGAGGACGAGGATGGGCTTTCAAGTAAAAGGTGTGAGGATTCGTCTTTAAGGGTGTTGGCGGATTCAGTGCAGAAGTTTGGGGAAATATATGAGAAGATAGAGAGTAGTAAGAGGGAGCATATGCTGGAGTTGGAGAAGATGAGAGAAGATTTCCATAGGGAGTTGGAGTTGCAAAAGAAGCAGATTTTGGAGAAGGCTCATGCCGAGATTGCAAAAATTAGGGATGCCAATGATAATGATGAGGATACAGATGATGATTCTGCGCAGAATCTCAGTGAATAA
- the LOC120004842 gene encoding probable sulfate transporter 3.4 isoform X4, whose protein sequence is MGTMLGETISSTDEQHLYVKVAFTTTFFAGLFQTSLGFFRLGFIIYFLSKATLIGFMSGAAILVSLQQLKGLFGIIHFTGKMQIIPVLDSVFSNRKEWSWKTMVMGFCFLVILLAARQISLKKPKLFWISVVAPLTSVILSTILVYVFRSKFHDISQIGRLQKGVNPSSANMLFFNGPQLSLAIKTGIVTGILSLTEGIAVGRTFASMENYQIDGNKEMTAVGIMNMAGSCASCYVSSGSFSRSAVNYNAGAKTAISNIVMAATVLITLLFLMPLFTYTPNLILSAIIVTAVIGLIDYEAAFKLWKLDKIDFLACSCSFFGVLFISVQIGLAIAVGVSVFKIILHVTRPNTLVLGNIPGTQIYRSVNRYENASRVPSFPILGIESPIFFANSSYLQERILRWIREEETKIEKSREETLKCVVLDMTAVTAIDTSGIDAISELQRRLSRRSLKLVLVNPVGTVTEKLHHSKILDLFQSNGLYLTVGEAVGDISSLLETSVSNG, encoded by the exons ATGGGCACCATGTTGGGGGAAACCATTTCCTCTACAGATGAACAGCATCTCTATGTCAAAGTTGCTTTCACTACTACCTTCTTTGCTGGTTTATTTCAGACTTCATTGGGTTTTTTCAG GTTAGGATTCATCATATATTTTCTATCAAAGGCGACTCTGATAGGGTTCATGTCTGGAGCTGCAATCCTTGTGTCTCTACAACAGCTCAAAGGTTTGTTTGGGATCATTCATTTCACTGGCAAAATGCAAATCATCCCTGTGTTGGACTCTGTTTTCAGTAATCGAAAAGAG TGGTCATGGAAGACAATGGTAATGGGCTTCTGTTTCCTAGTAATTCTACTCGCAGCTAGGCAAATT AGCTTGAAGAAGCCAAAGCTTTTTTGGATTTCAGTAGTTGCTCCATTAACTTCTGTTATTCTGTCAACCATTCTAGTCTACGTTTTTAGATCAAAATTTCATGATATTTCacaa ATTGGTCGACTGCAAAAGGGCGTCAACCCATCTTCGGCAAACATGCTGTTTTTCAATGGCCCCCAGCTATCCCTTGCCATCAAAACTGGCATTGTAACTGGAATCCTGTCTCTCACA GAGGGTATTGCAGTAGGACGAACATTTGCTTCGATGGAAAACTATCAAATTGATGGAAACAAAGAAATGACAGCCGTCGGTATTATGAACATGGCTGGTTCTTGCGCTTCATGTTATGTTTCTTCCG GGTCATTCTCCAGATCTGCTGTAAACTATAATGCTGGAGCAAAGACAGCCATTTCAAATATAGTTATGGCAGCAACAGTGCTTATAACTCTGTTGTTTCTAATGCCATTGTTCACCTATACGCCTAACCTAATCTTGTCAGCAATTATAGTAACAGCTGTTATTGGGTTGATCGACTATGAGGCAGCATTTAAATTGTGGAAGCTTGACAAGATTGATTTCCTGGCTTGTTCATGCTCTTTTTTCGGTGTCCTATTTATCTCAGTACAGATAGGTTTGGCCATAGCG GTTGGAGTTTCAGTGTTCAAGATAATTCTACATGTTACAAGACCCAACACATTGGTTTTAGGGAATATTCCAGGAACCCAGATATACCGAAGTGTGAATCGTTATGAAAATGCGTCGAGGGTTCCATCGTTCCCCATCCTAGGCATTGAGTCACCAATCTTTTTTGCAAATTCAAGTTATCTACAAGAACG GATATTGAGATGGATCCGCGAGGAGGAAACAAAGATTGAAAAGAGCAGAGAAGAAACCCTGAAATGTGTAGTTTTGGATATGACAG CAGTGACAGCCATAGATACTAGCGGCATTGATGCTATATCTGAACTTCAAAGGAGATTGAGCAGAAGATCACTTAAG CTCGTTTTGGTAAATCCGGTTGGAACTGTGACGGAGAAACTCCACCACTCAAAAATCCTTGATTTATTTCAATCAAACGGGCTTTATTTGACAGTTGGAGAAGCCGTTGGTGACATATCATCTTTATTGGAAACATCAGTCTCGAATGGATAA
- the LOC120004842 gene encoding probable sulfate transporter 3.4 isoform X2, translated as MIIISTIDKSLNLFFLVEQGISYAKLANLPPLLGLYSSFLPPLLYSVLGSSRHLGIGPIAIGSLVMGTMLGETISSTDEQHLYVKVAFTTTFFAGLFQTSLGFFRLGFIIYFLSKATLIGFMSGAAILVSLQQLKGLFGIIHFTGKMQIIPVLDSVFSNRKEWSWKTMVMGFCFLVILLAARQISLKKPKLFWISVVAPLTSVILSTILVYVFRSKFHDISQIGRLQKGVNPSSANMLFFNGPQLSLAIKTGIVTGILSLTEGIAVGRTFASMENYQIDGNKEMTAVGIMNMAGSCASCYVSSGSFSRSAVNYNAGAKTAISNIVMAATVLITLLFLMPLFTYTPNLILSAIIVTAVIGLIDYEAAFKLWKLDKIDFLACSCSFFGVLFISVQIGLAIAVGVSVFKIILHVTRPNTLVLGNIPGTQIYRSVNRYENASRVPSFPILGIESPIFFANSSYLQERILRWIREEETKIEKSREETLKCVVLDMTVTAIDTSGIDAISELQRRLSRRSLKLVLVNPVGTVTEKLHHSKILDLFQSNGLYLTVGEAVGDISSLLETSVSNG; from the exons atgatcattaTTAGTACCATTGATAAGtctcttaatttattttttttggtcgaGCAGGGAATTAGCTATGCAAAACTAGCAAATTTGCCACCTTTACTTGGCCTTT ATTCAAGCTTTTTGCCACCATTATTATACTCTGTTCTTGGGAGTTCTAGGCATCTAGGAATCGGTCCAATAGCGATAGGATCTCTGGTAATGGGCACCATGTTGGGGGAAACCATTTCCTCTACAGATGAACAGCATCTCTATGTCAAAGTTGCTTTCACTACTACCTTCTTTGCTGGTTTATTTCAGACTTCATTGGGTTTTTTCAG GTTAGGATTCATCATATATTTTCTATCAAAGGCGACTCTGATAGGGTTCATGTCTGGAGCTGCAATCCTTGTGTCTCTACAACAGCTCAAAGGTTTGTTTGGGATCATTCATTTCACTGGCAAAATGCAAATCATCCCTGTGTTGGACTCTGTTTTCAGTAATCGAAAAGAG TGGTCATGGAAGACAATGGTAATGGGCTTCTGTTTCCTAGTAATTCTACTCGCAGCTAGGCAAATT AGCTTGAAGAAGCCAAAGCTTTTTTGGATTTCAGTAGTTGCTCCATTAACTTCTGTTATTCTGTCAACCATTCTAGTCTACGTTTTTAGATCAAAATTTCATGATATTTCacaa ATTGGTCGACTGCAAAAGGGCGTCAACCCATCTTCGGCAAACATGCTGTTTTTCAATGGCCCCCAGCTATCCCTTGCCATCAAAACTGGCATTGTAACTGGAATCCTGTCTCTCACA GAGGGTATTGCAGTAGGACGAACATTTGCTTCGATGGAAAACTATCAAATTGATGGAAACAAAGAAATGACAGCCGTCGGTATTATGAACATGGCTGGTTCTTGCGCTTCATGTTATGTTTCTTCCG GGTCATTCTCCAGATCTGCTGTAAACTATAATGCTGGAGCAAAGACAGCCATTTCAAATATAGTTATGGCAGCAACAGTGCTTATAACTCTGTTGTTTCTAATGCCATTGTTCACCTATACGCCTAACCTAATCTTGTCAGCAATTATAGTAACAGCTGTTATTGGGTTGATCGACTATGAGGCAGCATTTAAATTGTGGAAGCTTGACAAGATTGATTTCCTGGCTTGTTCATGCTCTTTTTTCGGTGTCCTATTTATCTCAGTACAGATAGGTTTGGCCATAGCG GTTGGAGTTTCAGTGTTCAAGATAATTCTACATGTTACAAGACCCAACACATTGGTTTTAGGGAATATTCCAGGAACCCAGATATACCGAAGTGTGAATCGTTATGAAAATGCGTCGAGGGTTCCATCGTTCCCCATCCTAGGCATTGAGTCACCAATCTTTTTTGCAAATTCAAGTTATCTACAAGAACG GATATTGAGATGGATCCGCGAGGAGGAAACAAAGATTGAAAAGAGCAGAGAAGAAACCCTGAAATGTGTAGTTTTGGATATGACAG TGACAGCCATAGATACTAGCGGCATTGATGCTATATCTGAACTTCAAAGGAGATTGAGCAGAAGATCACTTAAG CTCGTTTTGGTAAATCCGGTTGGAACTGTGACGGAGAAACTCCACCACTCAAAAATCCTTGATTTATTTCAATCAAACGGGCTTTATTTGACAGTTGGAGAAGCCGTTGGTGACATATCATCTTTATTGGAAACATCAGTCTCGAATGGATAA
- the LOC120004842 gene encoding probable sulfate transporter 3.4 isoform X1, whose translation MIIISTIDKSLNLFFLVEQGISYAKLANLPPLLGLYSSFLPPLLYSVLGSSRHLGIGPIAIGSLVMGTMLGETISSTDEQHLYVKVAFTTTFFAGLFQTSLGFFRLGFIIYFLSKATLIGFMSGAAILVSLQQLKGLFGIIHFTGKMQIIPVLDSVFSNRKEWSWKTMVMGFCFLVILLAARQISLKKPKLFWISVVAPLTSVILSTILVYVFRSKFHDISQIGRLQKGVNPSSANMLFFNGPQLSLAIKTGIVTGILSLTEGIAVGRTFASMENYQIDGNKEMTAVGIMNMAGSCASCYVSSGSFSRSAVNYNAGAKTAISNIVMAATVLITLLFLMPLFTYTPNLILSAIIVTAVIGLIDYEAAFKLWKLDKIDFLACSCSFFGVLFISVQIGLAIAVGVSVFKIILHVTRPNTLVLGNIPGTQIYRSVNRYENASRVPSFPILGIESPIFFANSSYLQERILRWIREEETKIEKSREETLKCVVLDMTAVTAIDTSGIDAISELQRRLSRRSLKLVLVNPVGTVTEKLHHSKILDLFQSNGLYLTVGEAVGDISSLLETSVSNG comes from the exons atgatcattaTTAGTACCATTGATAAGtctcttaatttattttttttggtcgaGCAGGGAATTAGCTATGCAAAACTAGCAAATTTGCCACCTTTACTTGGCCTTT ATTCAAGCTTTTTGCCACCATTATTATACTCTGTTCTTGGGAGTTCTAGGCATCTAGGAATCGGTCCAATAGCGATAGGATCTCTGGTAATGGGCACCATGTTGGGGGAAACCATTTCCTCTACAGATGAACAGCATCTCTATGTCAAAGTTGCTTTCACTACTACCTTCTTTGCTGGTTTATTTCAGACTTCATTGGGTTTTTTCAG GTTAGGATTCATCATATATTTTCTATCAAAGGCGACTCTGATAGGGTTCATGTCTGGAGCTGCAATCCTTGTGTCTCTACAACAGCTCAAAGGTTTGTTTGGGATCATTCATTTCACTGGCAAAATGCAAATCATCCCTGTGTTGGACTCTGTTTTCAGTAATCGAAAAGAG TGGTCATGGAAGACAATGGTAATGGGCTTCTGTTTCCTAGTAATTCTACTCGCAGCTAGGCAAATT AGCTTGAAGAAGCCAAAGCTTTTTTGGATTTCAGTAGTTGCTCCATTAACTTCTGTTATTCTGTCAACCATTCTAGTCTACGTTTTTAGATCAAAATTTCATGATATTTCacaa ATTGGTCGACTGCAAAAGGGCGTCAACCCATCTTCGGCAAACATGCTGTTTTTCAATGGCCCCCAGCTATCCCTTGCCATCAAAACTGGCATTGTAACTGGAATCCTGTCTCTCACA GAGGGTATTGCAGTAGGACGAACATTTGCTTCGATGGAAAACTATCAAATTGATGGAAACAAAGAAATGACAGCCGTCGGTATTATGAACATGGCTGGTTCTTGCGCTTCATGTTATGTTTCTTCCG GGTCATTCTCCAGATCTGCTGTAAACTATAATGCTGGAGCAAAGACAGCCATTTCAAATATAGTTATGGCAGCAACAGTGCTTATAACTCTGTTGTTTCTAATGCCATTGTTCACCTATACGCCTAACCTAATCTTGTCAGCAATTATAGTAACAGCTGTTATTGGGTTGATCGACTATGAGGCAGCATTTAAATTGTGGAAGCTTGACAAGATTGATTTCCTGGCTTGTTCATGCTCTTTTTTCGGTGTCCTATTTATCTCAGTACAGATAGGTTTGGCCATAGCG GTTGGAGTTTCAGTGTTCAAGATAATTCTACATGTTACAAGACCCAACACATTGGTTTTAGGGAATATTCCAGGAACCCAGATATACCGAAGTGTGAATCGTTATGAAAATGCGTCGAGGGTTCCATCGTTCCCCATCCTAGGCATTGAGTCACCAATCTTTTTTGCAAATTCAAGTTATCTACAAGAACG GATATTGAGATGGATCCGCGAGGAGGAAACAAAGATTGAAAAGAGCAGAGAAGAAACCCTGAAATGTGTAGTTTTGGATATGACAG CAGTGACAGCCATAGATACTAGCGGCATTGATGCTATATCTGAACTTCAAAGGAGATTGAGCAGAAGATCACTTAAG CTCGTTTTGGTAAATCCGGTTGGAACTGTGACGGAGAAACTCCACCACTCAAAAATCCTTGATTTATTTCAATCAAACGGGCTTTATTTGACAGTTGGAGAAGCCGTTGGTGACATATCATCTTTATTGGAAACATCAGTCTCGAATGGATAA
- the LOC120006040 gene encoding glycine-rich cell wall structural protein-like: MEYSLCLRVRKLALLVLWIALSVGNVDVESRKLTETEVGDEVKKPDWFFGGTPPGIGLGKPDCIGKGGGGGAGKHHKKKEKEKHHGGKGIGGGAGGGIGKGGGGGIGPGGGIGGGGGIGGGGGGGIGGGAGGGIGGGAGGGIGGGAGGGIGGGGGGGIGGGGGGGIGGGGGIGGGAGGGIGGGAGGGAGGGIGGGSGGGIGGGGGGGIGGGAGGGIGGGAGGGIGGGAGGGIGGGGGIGGGAGGGIGGGIGKGTWGGIAGGVGGAFGGGVGCGIGGGGCGGGGGGIGGGSGKGIGGGFGAGGGIGSGISGGGGGGGGGGGGGFGGRA, translated from the exons ATGGAGTACTCTCTGTGTCTTAGGGTGCGAAAATTAGCTCTTTTAGTTCTTTGGATTGCTTTGTCAGTGGGTAATGTCGATGTTGAGAGCAGAAAGCTTACTGAGACAGAGGTTGGTGATGAAGTGAAGAAACCAGACTGGTTTTTTGGTGGAACGCCACCTGGCATTGGCCTTGGAAAGCCTGATTGCATTGGTAAAGGAGGCGGTGGTGGTGCTGGCAAGCATcacaagaaaaaggagaaagagaaacaTCATGGTGGTAAAGGAATTGGAGGAGGTGCTGGGGGAGGCATTGGCAAAGGAGGTGGTGGCGGAATTGGACCTGGAGGAGGCATTGGTGGAG GAGGAGGgattggaggtggtggtgggggaGGCATTGGTGGAGGTGCGGGAGGAGGGATTGGAGGTGGTGCTGGTGGAGGCATTGGAGGTGGTGCTGGTGGAGgcattggtggtggtggcggaggaggcattggtggtggtggcggaggAGGCATTGGaggtggtggcg GCATTGGAGGTGGGGCTGGAGGAGGCATTGGTGGGGGTGCAGGAGGAGGGGCTGGTGGAGGCATTGGTGGTGGTTCAGGAGGAGGgattggaggtggtggtggaggaggcaTTGGAGGAGGTGCAGGAGGAGGGATTGGAGGTGGGGCTGGAGGAGGCATTGGTGGGGGTGCTGGAGGAGGCattggaggtggtggtggcatAGGAGGTGGTGCAGGGGGAGGGATAGGAGGAGGCATTGGCAAAGGAACTTGGGGAGGAATTGCTGGAGGAGTTGGCGGGGCTTTTGgaggaggtgttggatgtggaatAGGCGGTGGTGGCTGTGGCGGTGGAGGTGGAGGGATTGGAGGAGGTTCTGGCAAAGGCATAGGAGGTGGATTTGGTGCTGGTGGAGGAATTGGAAGCGGAatcagtggtggtggtggtggcggtggtggaggtggtggcggAGGCTTTGGTGGCAGAGCTTGA
- the LOC120004842 gene encoding probable sulfate transporter 3.4 isoform X3, whose product MIIISTIDKSLNLFFLVEQGISYAKLANLPPLLGLYSSFLPPLLYSVLGSSRHLGIGPIAIGSLVMGTMLGETISSTDEQHLYVKVAFTTTFFAGLFQTSLGFFRLGFIIYFLSKATLIGFMSGAAILVSLQQLKGLFGIIHFTGKMQIIPVLDSVFSNRKEWSWKTMVMGFCFLVILLAARQIMFTTIIAIKQIGRLQKGVNPSSANMLFFNGPQLSLAIKTGIVTGILSLTEGIAVGRTFASMENYQIDGNKEMTAVGIMNMAGSCASCYVSSGSFSRSAVNYNAGAKTAISNIVMAATVLITLLFLMPLFTYTPNLILSAIIVTAVIGLIDYEAAFKLWKLDKIDFLACSCSFFGVLFISVQIGLAIAVGVSVFKIILHVTRPNTLVLGNIPGTQIYRSVNRYENASRVPSFPILGIESPIFFANSSYLQERILRWIREEETKIEKSREETLKCVVLDMTAVTAIDTSGIDAISELQRRLSRRSLKLVLVNPVGTVTEKLHHSKILDLFQSNGLYLTVGEAVGDISSLLETSVSNG is encoded by the exons atgatcattaTTAGTACCATTGATAAGtctcttaatttattttttttggtcgaGCAGGGAATTAGCTATGCAAAACTAGCAAATTTGCCACCTTTACTTGGCCTTT ATTCAAGCTTTTTGCCACCATTATTATACTCTGTTCTTGGGAGTTCTAGGCATCTAGGAATCGGTCCAATAGCGATAGGATCTCTGGTAATGGGCACCATGTTGGGGGAAACCATTTCCTCTACAGATGAACAGCATCTCTATGTCAAAGTTGCTTTCACTACTACCTTCTTTGCTGGTTTATTTCAGACTTCATTGGGTTTTTTCAG GTTAGGATTCATCATATATTTTCTATCAAAGGCGACTCTGATAGGGTTCATGTCTGGAGCTGCAATCCTTGTGTCTCTACAACAGCTCAAAGGTTTGTTTGGGATCATTCATTTCACTGGCAAAATGCAAATCATCCCTGTGTTGGACTCTGTTTTCAGTAATCGAAAAGAG TGGTCATGGAAGACAATGGTAATGGGCTTCTGTTTCCTAGTAATTCTACTCGCAGCTAGGCAAATT ATGTTTACGACAATCATTGCTATCAAACAGATTGGTCGACTGCAAAAGGGCGTCAACCCATCTTCGGCAAACATGCTGTTTTTCAATGGCCCCCAGCTATCCCTTGCCATCAAAACTGGCATTGTAACTGGAATCCTGTCTCTCACA GAGGGTATTGCAGTAGGACGAACATTTGCTTCGATGGAAAACTATCAAATTGATGGAAACAAAGAAATGACAGCCGTCGGTATTATGAACATGGCTGGTTCTTGCGCTTCATGTTATGTTTCTTCCG GGTCATTCTCCAGATCTGCTGTAAACTATAATGCTGGAGCAAAGACAGCCATTTCAAATATAGTTATGGCAGCAACAGTGCTTATAACTCTGTTGTTTCTAATGCCATTGTTCACCTATACGCCTAACCTAATCTTGTCAGCAATTATAGTAACAGCTGTTATTGGGTTGATCGACTATGAGGCAGCATTTAAATTGTGGAAGCTTGACAAGATTGATTTCCTGGCTTGTTCATGCTCTTTTTTCGGTGTCCTATTTATCTCAGTACAGATAGGTTTGGCCATAGCG GTTGGAGTTTCAGTGTTCAAGATAATTCTACATGTTACAAGACCCAACACATTGGTTTTAGGGAATATTCCAGGAACCCAGATATACCGAAGTGTGAATCGTTATGAAAATGCGTCGAGGGTTCCATCGTTCCCCATCCTAGGCATTGAGTCACCAATCTTTTTTGCAAATTCAAGTTATCTACAAGAACG GATATTGAGATGGATCCGCGAGGAGGAAACAAAGATTGAAAAGAGCAGAGAAGAAACCCTGAAATGTGTAGTTTTGGATATGACAG CAGTGACAGCCATAGATACTAGCGGCATTGATGCTATATCTGAACTTCAAAGGAGATTGAGCAGAAGATCACTTAAG CTCGTTTTGGTAAATCCGGTTGGAACTGTGACGGAGAAACTCCACCACTCAAAAATCCTTGATTTATTTCAATCAAACGGGCTTTATTTGACAGTTGGAGAAGCCGTTGGTGACATATCATCTTTATTGGAAACATCAGTCTCGAATGGATAA
- the LOC120004842 gene encoding probable sulfate transporter 3.4 isoform X5 → MNSISMSKLLSLLPSLLVYFRLHWVFSGFIIYFLSKATLIGFMSGAAILVSLQQLKGLFGIIHFTGKMQIIPVLDSVFSNRKEWSWKTMVMGFCFLVILLAARQISLKKPKLFWISVVAPLTSVILSTILVYVFRSKFHDISQIGRLQKGVNPSSANMLFFNGPQLSLAIKTGIVTGILSLTEGIAVGRTFASMENYQIDGNKEMTAVGIMNMAGSCASCYVSSGSFSRSAVNYNAGAKTAISNIVMAATVLITLLFLMPLFTYTPNLILSAIIVTAVIGLIDYEAAFKLWKLDKIDFLACSCSFFGVLFISVQIGLAIAVGVSVFKIILHVTRPNTLVLGNIPGTQIYRSVNRYENASRVPSFPILGIESPIFFANSSYLQERILRWIREEETKIEKSREETLKCVVLDMTAVTAIDTSGIDAISELQRRLSRRSLKLVLVNPVGTVTEKLHHSKILDLFQSNGLYLTVGEAVGDISSLLETSVSNG, encoded by the exons ATGAACAGCATCTCTATGTCAAAGTTGCTTTCACTACTACCTTCTTTGCTGGTTTATTTCAGACTTCATTGGGTTTTTTCAG GATTCATCATATATTTTCTATCAAAGGCGACTCTGATAGGGTTCATGTCTGGAGCTGCAATCCTTGTGTCTCTACAACAGCTCAAAGGTTTGTTTGGGATCATTCATTTCACTGGCAAAATGCAAATCATCCCTGTGTTGGACTCTGTTTTCAGTAATCGAAAAGAG TGGTCATGGAAGACAATGGTAATGGGCTTCTGTTTCCTAGTAATTCTACTCGCAGCTAGGCAAATT AGCTTGAAGAAGCCAAAGCTTTTTTGGATTTCAGTAGTTGCTCCATTAACTTCTGTTATTCTGTCAACCATTCTAGTCTACGTTTTTAGATCAAAATTTCATGATATTTCacaa ATTGGTCGACTGCAAAAGGGCGTCAACCCATCTTCGGCAAACATGCTGTTTTTCAATGGCCCCCAGCTATCCCTTGCCATCAAAACTGGCATTGTAACTGGAATCCTGTCTCTCACA GAGGGTATTGCAGTAGGACGAACATTTGCTTCGATGGAAAACTATCAAATTGATGGAAACAAAGAAATGACAGCCGTCGGTATTATGAACATGGCTGGTTCTTGCGCTTCATGTTATGTTTCTTCCG GGTCATTCTCCAGATCTGCTGTAAACTATAATGCTGGAGCAAAGACAGCCATTTCAAATATAGTTATGGCAGCAACAGTGCTTATAACTCTGTTGTTTCTAATGCCATTGTTCACCTATACGCCTAACCTAATCTTGTCAGCAATTATAGTAACAGCTGTTATTGGGTTGATCGACTATGAGGCAGCATTTAAATTGTGGAAGCTTGACAAGATTGATTTCCTGGCTTGTTCATGCTCTTTTTTCGGTGTCCTATTTATCTCAGTACAGATAGGTTTGGCCATAGCG GTTGGAGTTTCAGTGTTCAAGATAATTCTACATGTTACAAGACCCAACACATTGGTTTTAGGGAATATTCCAGGAACCCAGATATACCGAAGTGTGAATCGTTATGAAAATGCGTCGAGGGTTCCATCGTTCCCCATCCTAGGCATTGAGTCACCAATCTTTTTTGCAAATTCAAGTTATCTACAAGAACG GATATTGAGATGGATCCGCGAGGAGGAAACAAAGATTGAAAAGAGCAGAGAAGAAACCCTGAAATGTGTAGTTTTGGATATGACAG CAGTGACAGCCATAGATACTAGCGGCATTGATGCTATATCTGAACTTCAAAGGAGATTGAGCAGAAGATCACTTAAG CTCGTTTTGGTAAATCCGGTTGGAACTGTGACGGAGAAACTCCACCACTCAAAAATCCTTGATTTATTTCAATCAAACGGGCTTTATTTGACAGTTGGAGAAGCCGTTGGTGACATATCATCTTTATTGGAAACATCAGTCTCGAATGGATAA